The window GTTCGACAGGCCGCTGCGGCCGACCATGGCATCGCTGGGTGTGCCCCACAGCGGCGCCATGCGCGGGAAGAGCAGGAACAGCACCAGCATGATCGGCGCGCCGAGCAACGCCATCCACCCGGCGGTGCGCGCCGCCTGCATCAGCGGCGGCCGGCCCACCGGCATGTGGGCGTTGACCAGTGCGGTCAGCAGGCCCAGCAGTGCCAGCAGCATGGCGAAGGCGGTGGGCAACGCCTGCGAATAGAAGAAGTTCGTGAGCATCGTGAAGAAGCCCAGGAAGAAAACCACGAAGGCATCGCGGCGTGCGCGAAGCTCGAGGGTCTTGAGCGCCAGCAGGATCACGATCAGCGTGACGCCCGCGTCACGGCCGAGCACGGTTCGGTAGGTGGCGTAGGTGGCGAGCAGCGTGACCGCGAGCAGGCCGGCGCGCCACCACTTGCTGGGAAGCGGACGAGCCTGCACCGCCAGGCTGCCCCGCCAGAGCAGCACCGCGGCCGCGAGGGTGCTGCACCACCAGGGGATGTTCCGCAGCTGGGGGAGGAGGATGAGCGCGATCACGCCCAGCAGGAAGAGCGTGTCCCTGGCTTCGCGGGGGAGGGACTGGAGCCTGGCTGCGAGCTTCATGTCGTCAACAGAGCGCCAGAATTTCGAGGCACCGTCGCCTGTGCGCCTCGCCTTGCGATGGCGCCATCGTGCGCCCCGCGACGCGCAATCCGTAATCGATGCCAAGGCGATCCGCCATCAACACCCACGCGCAAAGCCGCGACAGCCGCCCCTCGGCGTCCGCCAGCCCCGTGGCTTGTGCATCCAGCCACAGCTCCTGCCGCTGCGCCTGCTGCGTATCGCGGCTCACCAGGTCTTCAGACCCTGTGGCCTGCGCCTGCGCCGCCCGCTTCCAGACCACGAGCTTCAGCGGATCGCCGCGCCGGTAGGCGCGCAGGCCGTCGTACTCGCCTGCCACGCTGGCGCGCAGCGCGGAGGAGGCCGCCTGGCCAGGCAGCGGCTCGCGCGGCGGCAGCGGCGGCGGGTGCGGCTCGGGCGCAGGATAGACCAGCACCTTCGAAGCCGGCCTCCACACGGTCCAGACGCGGAAGGTGCCGAGCGGGAAGCGGGTCTCGGCCGTGAGCGTGGGGACCGCATGGAGCCCGCGGCGATCGGGCTGGAACGCCACCTCGACCGTCGAGCTGCCCTCCGCGGGCACGTCGCTCCAGGCCCATTGCCCGCTGCGGCGCACCGCCAGTCCGATGCCGTAGCGGGTGCTGCGCCGCGCGTTGTGCAGCACGACGCGCAGCACGGCCGCCGCACCTGCGAACTGCGGATCGGGCGCCATCAGGCGCAGCTCCAGCCCGCGCAGGGTGGCGTGGCTCACATGCATGCCGACCGCCACGCTGCCGGCCAGCAGGAAGGTGAGGAGATAGCCGAGGTTGAGCTGGTAGTTGATCGATCCGATCAGCAGCAGCAGCAGCGTGGCGGCCAGCATCCAACCCGCCTTCGTGGGCACGATGTAGACATTGCGCTGGGTGAGCTCCAACGTGTCGGAAGGCGGCCTGCGCGACAGGAACCACCCTTCCATGCGCGAGCGGACCGGGACGAAGAGGCGCGCAGCCAGGTTCACGGCAAGGGGACGGCGGCGATCATCGCGCGCACCTGCTCGGTGGCGCCGCGGCCGGCGTCGCCGACGGGCGTCAGGCGATGCGCGATGGTCTGAGGAAGCACGGCCTGCACGTCGTCGGGCGCTACATAGTCGCGGTTGGCCAGCAGTGCCTGCGCCTTGGCGGCGCGCAGCACCGCGATGCCCGCGCGCGGCGACAACCCCTGCAGGAACCAGCGGCCCGAGCGCGTCGCGGCGATCAAGTCCTGCACGTAGTTCAGCAGCGGCTCGGCGGCATGGACCTGCAGCACGCGCTGCTGCAGGGCGGTGAGCTCGCCGGCCGTCAGCAAGGCTGGCAAGCCCGCCAGCATCTCGCGGCGATCGGCACCGGCCAGCAGCGCGCGCTCGGCCGCGCGATCGGGGTAGCCCAGCGAGATGCGCATCAGGAATCGGTCGAGCTGCGATTCGGGCAGCGCGAAGGTGCCGAGCTGGTCGTGCGGGTTCTGGGTCGCGATTACGAAGAAGGGGCTGGGCAGCGGGCGGGTCTCGCCTTCCACCGTGACCTGCTTTTCTTCCATGGCCTCGAGCAGCGCACTCTGTGTCTTGGGGCTGGCGCGGTTGATCTCGTCGGCCAGCAGGACCTGCGCGAAGATCGGTCCGGGGTGAAAGACGAAAGCCTGCTGCCCGCGGTCGTAGATGGCGACGCCCGACAGGTCGCCCGGCATCAGGTCAGCCGTGAACTGGACGCGCGAGAACTGCAGCCCGAATGTGTGCGAGAGCGCGTGGGCGAGGGTGGTCTTGCCGACCCCCGGCACGTCCTCGATCAACAGGTGGCCGCCGGCGAGAAGGCAGGCCACGCAATCGCGCACCTGCGCCTCTTTGCCCACGATCACCGTGTTAAGCTGACCAAGCAAACTGGCGAGCTTCGCGGCGACGTCCATTTTTGTATCCATATGCAAACAATACCGTAAGCCTGGCGCCCTCAGCCGCGTGAGGCCTACGACGCGAGTCGATCATGGGCAAAACCGGCTACTTCACACACCGCGACTGCTGGAAGCATGACATGGGCGCGGGCCATCCCGAATGCCCGCAGCGGCTCGATGCCATCGAAGACCGCCTGCTCGTCACGGGCGTGGCCGATGCCCTCGAACGCGGCGACGTGCCGCTGGCGACCTTGCCGCAGATCACGCGCGCGCATGACGTCGAGCACATCGAGCACCTCGAGGCCCTGAACCAGCGGCTGGTGGCTGACGAGCCTGCCGGCGGCCCCCGCTACGCGCAACTCGACCCGGACACCGCGCTCATGCGCTTTACGCTCCTGGCAGCGCGTCGCGCGGCGGGCGCGGCCATCGCGGCGACCGACGCCGTGATCTCGGGCGCGCTCGACAATGCCTTCTGCGCCGTGCGTCCGCCCGGCCACCACGCCTGCCACGACAAGGCCATGGGTTTCTGCTTCATCAACAACATCGCGGTGGCCGTGCGCCATGCCATCGAGGTGCACGGACTGGAGCGCGTCGCCATCGTCGACTTCGACGTCCACCACGGCAACGGGACCGAAGACATCTTCAGCGGCGATCCGCGCGTGCTGATGGTGGGCATCTTTCAGCACCCGTTCTATCCGTACAGCGGCACCGACCATCCGGCGGCCAACATGCTCAACCTGCCGGTGCCGGCCTACACGAAAGGCATGGACGTGCGCGAGCTGATCGAAACCTGCTGGATGCCGCGGCTGGAAGAATTCCGGCCGCAGATGGTCTTCGTGAGCGCCGGCTTCGACGCACACCGCGACGACGACCTGGGCCAGTTGCGGCTCAACGAGAACGACTTTGCCTGGATCACCGAGCGCATCCGCGCGGTGGCGCGGCGCCATGCCGGCGGGCGCATCGTGTCCCTCCTGGAGGGCGGCTACAACCTCGATGCGCTGGCCACCAGCGTGGAGGCCCACGTGCGGGTGCTGGCAGATCTGTAGGCCGATGACTCTGGACGATTTCCTCAAGCGGCTCAGCCAGATCCATGCCGAGACTCTCTGGGTCGAGATTGCCGCACTGATGGCCTGCGTGGCGCTGGCCTGGGGCCTGTGCCGCTGGTTCGGCCGCGACCAGCCCAAGGACTCGATCTGGTTCGGCGAACGCACTTTCGACGGGCTGCTGTTCCCGCTGCTGGCGCTGCTCCTGACCGATCTCGCAAGGCGCTTCGTGCTCGACTTCCAGCCCGTGCTGGTGCTGCGCATCGCGGTGTCGATGTTTCTTTCGCTGGCCGCGATCCGCCTGGTTGCGCGCGTGCTGCGGGCCGTTTTCCCGAACTCGGCGCTGGTTCGGCTGGTCGAGCGCACCGTCTCCTGGCTGGCCTGGATCGCGGCGGTGCTGTGGATCGTCGGCCTGCTGCCGGCCGTGCTCGCCGAGCTCGACAAGATTACGCTTTCGTTCGGCAAGAACCAGGTCAGCCTGCGCACCATGCTCGAGGGCACGTTGTCCGCTGCGCTGGTGCTGGTGATCGCCTTGTGGATCGCGTCGACCATTGAAAAGCGGGTGCTTCAAACCGCGCTGACCGACCTGTCCATGCGCAAGGTGGCCTCCAACGCCATCCGCGCCATCTTGCTGCTGGTCGGTCTGCTGTTCGGGTTGTCGTTGGTGGGCGTGGACCTGACGGCCCTGTCGGTGCTCGGCGGCGCCCTGGGTGTCGGACTGGGGTTCGGCTTGCAGAAGCTTGCCGCCAACTATGTGAGCGGCTTCGTGATCCTGCTGGAGCGGTCGATCCGCATCGGCGACAACGTGAAGGTGGACGGATTCGAGGGTCGGATCACGGACATCAAGACCCGCTACACGCTGGTGAGGGCAGGCAACGGGCGCGAGTCGATCGTGCCGAACGAATCTCTTATCACGAGCCGAGTCGAAAACCTGTCGATGGCCGATCTCAAGTTCAACATCACTACCAGCATCGTGGTGGGCTACGACAGCGACGTGGCGCAGGTGATCGGGATCCTCTGCGGTGCGGCCACTGCGCAATCGCGCGTGATGAAGGAACCGGCACCCGTGGCCTATCTGTCGAACTTCGCGCCCGACGGACTGGAGTTCAGCCTCAACGTCTGGGTTGCCGACCCCCACAACGGCAAGGACAACCTGCGCTCCGCGATCAACATCGCCATCCTCGAAGGCCTTCGCAAGGCAAAGATCGACATTCCCTATCCGCAGCGCGTGCTGCGCGTCGAATCGTTACCAGCTGGAATGCTGTCGACCGGCGAAGCTCGCCTATAATCGCAAAAAAGCACGACCGTTCTTTTTTCTGCGCTACAGCGTCCGATGATTGAAATGAACAGTTCGCGCGGAGGCCGACGCCTAGAATCTTCGGTTCCTCTGCACCCCCAGTTTCGCAATTCAATGGAGTCAAGCCAATGAAGGTCCTGGTCCCCGTCAAGCGGGTCGTCGACTACAACGTCAAAGTGCGCGTGAAGTCCGACGGCACCGGAGTCGATATCGCCAACGTCAAGATGAGCATGAACCCCTTCGACGAGATCGCCGTCGAAGAGGCGGTGAGGCTCAAGGAGAAGGGCGTGGTCACCGAGATCATCGCGGTGAGCTGCGGCGACGCGAAGTGCCAGGAGACCTTGCGCACTGCCATGGCCATCGGTGCCGATCGCGGCATTCTCGTCGAGACCACCGAGGAGCTCCAGCCCCTGGCCGTGGCCAAGCTGCTCAAGGCCTTGGTCGACAAAGAGGCTCCCCAGCTGATCATCCTCGGCAAGCAGGCCATCGACGACGATGCCAACCAGACCGGCCAGATGCTCGCCGCGCTGGCAGACCTGCCCCAAGCCACTTTTGCGTCGAAGGTCGAAGTGGCGGGTGACAAGGTCAACGTCACCCGCGAAGTCGACGGCGGCCTGGAGACCATTTCGCTCTCGCTGCCCGCAGTCATCACCACCGACTTGCGCCTGAACGAGCCGCGCTACGTGACCTTGCCCAACATCATGAAGGCCAAGAAGAAGCAGCTCGACACCCTCAAGCCCGAGGACTTGGGCGTGGACGTCAAGCCGCGCCTGAAGACCCTGAAGGTGGTCGAGCCCCCGAAGCGCGGCGCCGGCATCAAGGTGCCCGATGTCGCCACGCTGGTGGACAAGCTCAAGAACGAAGCCAAGGTGATCTGAGGCCGGAACCAGGAAGAATCGACATGACCGTACTCGTTATCGCAGAACACGACCACGCCACCGTCAAGCCCGCGACGTTGAACACCGTGACCGCGGGCATCGCCTGCCAGAGCGGCGATGTGCACGTGCTGGTGGCTGGCGCCAACGCCGCCGAAGCCGCGGCTGCCGCCGCCCAGATCGCCGGCGTGGCCAAGGTGATCGCCGCCGACAGCCCCTCCCTCG is drawn from Variovorax sp. PBS-H4 and contains these coding sequences:
- a CDS encoding DUF58 domain-containing protein, producing MEGWFLSRRPPSDTLELTQRNVYIVPTKAGWMLAATLLLLLIGSINYQLNLGYLLTFLLAGSVAVGMHVSHATLRGLELRLMAPDPQFAGAAAVLRVVLHNARRSTRYGIGLAVRRSGQWAWSDVPAEGSSTVEVAFQPDRRGLHAVPTLTAETRFPLGTFRVWTVWRPASKVLVYPAPEPHPPPLPPREPLPGQAASSALRASVAGEYDGLRAYRRGDPLKLVVWKRAAQAQATGSEDLVSRDTQQAQRQELWLDAQATGLADAEGRLSRLCAWVLMADRLGIDYGLRVAGRTMAPSQGEAHRRRCLEILALC
- a CDS encoding AAA family ATPase, which encodes MDVAAKLASLLGQLNTVIVGKEAQVRDCVACLLAGGHLLIEDVPGVGKTTLAHALSHTFGLQFSRVQFTADLMPGDLSGVAIYDRGQQAFVFHPGPIFAQVLLADEINRASPKTQSALLEAMEEKQVTVEGETRPLPSPFFVIATQNPHDQLGTFALPESQLDRFLMRISLGYPDRAAERALLAGADRREMLAGLPALLTAGELTALQQRVLQVHAAEPLLNYVQDLIAATRSGRWFLQGLSPRAGIAVLRAAKAQALLANRDYVAPDDVQAVLPQTIAHRLTPVGDAGRGATEQVRAMIAAVPLP
- a CDS encoding histone deacetylase family protein, with the translated sequence MGKTGYFTHRDCWKHDMGAGHPECPQRLDAIEDRLLVTGVADALERGDVPLATLPQITRAHDVEHIEHLEALNQRLVADEPAGGPRYAQLDPDTALMRFTLLAARRAAGAAIAATDAVISGALDNAFCAVRPPGHHACHDKAMGFCFINNIAVAVRHAIEVHGLERVAIVDFDVHHGNGTEDIFSGDPRVLMVGIFQHPFYPYSGTDHPAANMLNLPVPAYTKGMDVRELIETCWMPRLEEFRPQMVFVSAGFDAHRDDDLGQLRLNENDFAWITERIRAVARRHAGGRIVSLLEGGYNLDALATSVEAHVRVLADL
- a CDS encoding mechanosensitive ion channel family protein, with translation MTLDDFLKRLSQIHAETLWVEIAALMACVALAWGLCRWFGRDQPKDSIWFGERTFDGLLFPLLALLLTDLARRFVLDFQPVLVLRIAVSMFLSLAAIRLVARVLRAVFPNSALVRLVERTVSWLAWIAAVLWIVGLLPAVLAELDKITLSFGKNQVSLRTMLEGTLSAALVLVIALWIASTIEKRVLQTALTDLSMRKVASNAIRAILLLVGLLFGLSLVGVDLTALSVLGGALGVGLGFGLQKLAANYVSGFVILLERSIRIGDNVKVDGFEGRITDIKTRYTLVRAGNGRESIVPNESLITSRVENLSMADLKFNITTSIVVGYDSDVAQVIGILCGAATAQSRVMKEPAPVAYLSNFAPDGLEFSLNVWVADPHNGKDNLRSAINIAILEGLRKAKIDIPYPQRVLRVESLPAGMLSTGEARL
- a CDS encoding electron transfer flavoprotein subunit beta/FixA family protein: MKVLVPVKRVVDYNVKVRVKSDGTGVDIANVKMSMNPFDEIAVEEAVRLKEKGVVTEIIAVSCGDAKCQETLRTAMAIGADRGILVETTEELQPLAVAKLLKALVDKEAPQLIILGKQAIDDDANQTGQMLAALADLPQATFASKVEVAGDKVNVTREVDGGLETISLSLPAVITTDLRLNEPRYVTLPNIMKAKKKQLDTLKPEDLGVDVKPRLKTLKVVEPPKRGAGIKVPDVATLVDKLKNEAKVI